One Dreissena polymorpha isolate Duluth1 chromosome 9, UMN_Dpol_1.0, whole genome shotgun sequence genomic window carries:
- the LOC127846001 gene encoding piggyBac transposable element-derived protein 4-like, with the protein MREFTEQSGPQLEGKVDPATGSPLDYFFILFPLTLLQLLVVHTNAYATFCMARDGLDSSWAEVTETEMRAFPGINILMVQRHVFWTARSADDHDTEPIRQVIDTLLQTFRNSYVLSRDVAVDEAMIGYTGRLSFRRYMPAKPIKRGIKCWMLCDSRLGYLTNFEVYLGRDRDNVEHGLAYNVVMRLTRFIRNTFRWVSFDNFFTGLPLVKSLLQNGLYSCGTVRCNRKGFPQQLKKPAALRQRGDSQVLQLGDSNITASVWMDRKPVHHLSSK; encoded by the exons ATGCGTGAGTTCACAGAACAATCGGGGCCTCAGCTGGAGGGCAAGGTGGATCCGGCAACAGGCTCACCACTTGACTACTTTTTCATCCTCTTTCCACTGACTCTGCTCCAGCTGCTGGTTGTTCATACCAACGCCTATGCAACCTTCTGCATGGCAAGGGATGGTCTGGACAGCTCCTGGGCTGAAGTCACAGAGACAGAGATGCGGGCCTTCCCTGGCATCAACATTCTGATGGTCCAGCGACATGTTTTTTGGACTGCGAGGAGTGCAGATGACCATGACACGGAACCG ATCCGCCAGGTGATAGACACTCTACTTCAGACATTCAGGAACTCGTATGTATTGTCTAGAGATGTGGCAGTGGATGAAGCGATGATAGGATACACGGGACGCTTATCCTTTCGAAGATACATGCCTGCGAAACCAATCAAGCGTGGTATCAAGTGCTGGATGCTGTGCGATTCCAGATTAGGATACCTTACTAATTTTGAAGTTTACCTGGGACGTGACCGTGATAATGTGGAGCATGGACTGGCCTACAATGTTGTCATGAGACTCACACGATTTATCAGAAATACCTTCAGATGGGTCTCCTTTGACAATTTCTTCACTGGACTTCCTCTGGTGAAATCCCTTCTCCAAAATGGACTGTATTCATGTGGCACAGTGAGGTGCAATCGGAAGGGATTTCCCCAACAGCTGAAGAAGCCAGCAGCTCTTCGACAAAGAGGCGACTCGCAAGTCCTGCAGCTTGGGGACAGCAACATCACAGCCTCTGTCTGGATGGACCGCAAGCCTGTGCACCATTTGTCCAGCAAGTGA
- the LOC127846002 gene encoding piggyBac transposable element-derived protein 4-like encodes MGGVDLHDQLRAKYPSGRNSKKWWRYLFWFLLDSAIVNSFVLYNEWSTRETKKRRYTHLDLRRELLKELIGGYRKRKHRDRDDAVDRPALMPVENIVCLRDVRPNAKWTTCTYHKTRVGNRSDTVYGCKVCNVHLCKECHVVYHQEL; translated from the coding sequence ATGGGAGGAGTTGACTTGCACGATCAGCTGCGTGCCAAGTATCCGTCAGGCCGTAATTCGAAGAAATGGTGGCGGTACCTCTTCTGGTTTCTACTGGATTCGGCTATTGTGAATAGCTTCGTTCTCTACAACGAGTGGTCCACCAGGGAaacgaagaagaggaggtacACGCATCTCGACTTGCGGAGGGAGCTGTTGAAGGAGCTTATTGGTGGCTACCGGAAGCGCAAGCACAGAGATAGGGATGATGCTGTGGACAGGCCAGCGTTGATGCCCGTAGAGAACATCGTATGTCTCAGGGATGTTCGGCCAAATGCCAAGTGGACAACATGCACGTACCACAAAACCAGGGTTGGGAACCGCAGTGACACTGTATATGGATGCAAAGTCTGCAATGTACACCTGTGTAAGGAGTGCCATGTTGTATATCATCAGGAATTGtaa